TCCGGCCGTTCGTCCACGCCGCGTCGTTGCGCTCGCGACCGTTTCTGAGCGCCTGCAAGAAGCGACCGCGCGTGTCTTCGACCTTCGTCTCATCGGGTTCCACGTCTGCTCACCTCCGCAGTGCTGACGGCTGTTTCGCTCCCGTGTCGCGGTAGATTCTGAGCCGCTTTTCGACCGCCTCGAAGCGGTCGCGGCAGGACGACGGCACGGTCTCGGTCATCCCGATCGTCAGGTATCCACCGGATCTGACGGCGGAGCCGAGCGTCTCGAAGATTGCCTCCTTGGCCTCCTTGTTGATGTAAATAAACAGGTTCCGGCAGATGACGAGATCGAACGTGTCCGGCGGTTCCTCCTGCACCAGATCGTGGCGTCGGAACGAGACGAGGTCCCGCACCTCGTCGGTGACGCGGTACGTGTCGCCGTCGCGGTCGACGTACCGATCGCTGTGCGTCAGCGGTTCGAGCTGCTCTTCGAGATCGTTCGTCTCCGAGGCGTGATACTCGCCGCGGCGGGCCGCACGGAGAATCTCCGGTTTGATGTCCGTTCCGAGGATTTCGACGCGCCTGTGATCGATCCGATCGTCGTCGAGAGCGAGCATCGCCGCCGAGTACGCCTCGCGACCGTCCGAACAGGCGGCACTCCATATTCGGATCCGATCGCGACCGGAACCGGAGTCGCTGAGATCGGCCAGCAGTTCCCTGAGACCGTCCCAGACCTCGGGGTTGCGGAAGAAGCTCGTGACGTTGACGCTGAGCGCGTTCAAGAGCGCCTCCTGTTCGTCTTCGTCGTCCCGCAGGAGCACCAAGTAGGCGTCGTACTCGTCGACGTGCCGACGTCGCATCCGCGCGGAGACCCGCCTGTCCAAGTACGACCGGTTGTACGAACTGGTTGCAAACGACAGCGAGGACTCGATGTACTCGAGTAGCTCCTCGAACGTCTCGGTGTCCGCGTCGCCGGTCTCCTCACCGAGGCCCATCAGTCGGCGGCCCCCTCGGCTTCGACGTTTTCGTCTTCCGGCGGGATCCACTGTCTCCGAGCCTGCTTTCCGCGTTCGGGGATGGAGAGAGAGTTGATATCGAGGATCGGCACGACGTTCCCGTCGCCGACGACGGCGGTTCCCGACAGCCCCTCGGTCCCCTTGAGCGGCCCCTGAAGCGGTGTGACGACGACTTCTTCCTGTCTGGCGACGCCGTCGCACCGGAGCGCCACCTGTCGATCCGCGGGGCGGACGCGGACGATCATTCCGCCGTCTTTCGATTCCGATTCGAGCGACAGCGCCTCGCGCAGGCGGATGAGCGGGAAGATGTGGTCTTCGTGGACGACGACCTCCGCGCCGTCGACGCGCTGGATCCGCTGCTGGCGGGAGATCTCGTCGATGTACTTGATCGGCACGCCGAACTCCCGGTCGTCGATCCGGACGAAGAGCACCTTGATGATCGCGACCGTCACGGGGAGTCGAATCGAGATCGACGTGCCCTCTCCGAGCGTGCTGTCGACGTTCACGGAACCGTCGAGCGATTCGACGGTGGTCTTGACGACGTCCATTCCGACGCCGCGACCGCTGACGTCGGTGATTTCGTCGTTGGTCGAAAAGCCCGGATGGAAGACGAAGTCGTACACCTCCTCGTCCGGGAGTTCGGCCAACTCCTCGCGCGAGCGGATGCCGTTCTCGGCCGCTTTCTCCCTGATCGCGTCGGCGTCGATGCCGCCGCCGTCGTCCTCGACGGTGATGACGACGGTGTCGTGTTCGCGCTCGGCGCGCAACTCGATCGACCCCGTTCGGGACTTCCCCGCCGCGACCCGTTCGTCCGGCGATTCGATCCCGTGATCGACCGCGTTTCGGAGCA
This DNA window, taken from Halobellus sp. LT62, encodes the following:
- a CDS encoding CheR family methyltransferase; the encoded protein is MGLGEETGDADTETFEELLEYIESSLSFATSSYNRSYLDRRVSARMRRRHVDEYDAYLVLLRDDEDEQEALLNALSVNVTSFFRNPEVWDGLRELLADLSDSGSGRDRIRIWSAACSDGREAYSAAMLALDDDRIDHRRVEILGTDIKPEILRAARRGEYHASETNDLEEQLEPLTHSDRYVDRDGDTYRVTDEVRDLVSFRRHDLVQEEPPDTFDLVICRNLFIYINKEAKEAIFETLGSAVRSGGYLTIGMTETVPSSCRDRFEAVEKRLRIYRDTGAKQPSALRR